The Macellibacteroides fermentans genome contains the following window.
GTCCGGGTATTCTCCAGCGGTTAAGTACTTCCGTAGATTGATTCTTGGCATCATACATTCCTTCTGTTTCCATACGTGATGCGTTGTAGATATCATTTCCAACGGCACCCTGGAAGAATATATTCAGGTTAAAACCTTTGTAAGAAAGGTTGTTTGTAAGACCAAAGGTGAAATCGGGATTTGGATTTCCGATGTATGTTTTATCACTGGAGGTAATCTTTCCATTTCCATCCAGGTCGCGGTACATAAGGTCGCCTGTTTCAGGATCAACTCCGTCGCTGATGTAACCCCAGAACATACCTAAAGGCTGACCGGGTGTCATACGTACTACATTCTCGCTGGTAGCTTCGGATGTCTGTGCATAATAGTACACATTCTGCAAAGTAAACTTCTTTACCTCGTTGCGGTTCAGAGAGATATTGAAATCGGTATCCCACTTGAAAGCCTTTACAAAATTCTTCGAACTTACGGCAAACTCGATACCCTTGTTCACCATTTCGCCTTCGTTACGGGTAATTGAACCCACATCGGAAGTAGAAGGCAATGGAACATCCATCAACAAATCTGTGGTATACTTGTAGTAAGCGTCCGCATTAAACACCAAACGGCTGTTGAAAATAGACAGGTCCACCCCAATATTGGTTTGTGTAGTAGTTTCCCAGGTAAGGTCCTTGTTCTTCATGTTAGCAGGCGAAAGGATCACCATGGCGTTTTCCTTTCCTGTTTCCCACCAGTTCTGACGGGTGATGTTGTATCTCTGAAGATAGGCATAGTCACTGATACCCGACTGGTTACCGGTCTGTCCCCATCCACCGCGAAGTTTTAAATCATCAATCCAGGTGATATCCTTCATAAATTCTTCGGAAGAGATACGCCATGCAGCCGAGAAAGAGGGGAAATAGCCCCAACGTTTGGCCGGAGAAAGCTTGGAAGAACCGTCTGAACGGAAGTTGGCGGTAAACAGATACTTGCTGTCGTAGTTATAGGCAACACGGCCCAGGTAAGACATGATGCTCCAGTCGGCGGCACGTGTACCGTTACCCTGTGAAACTTTATTTCCGGCATTCAGTGTCTTGATTTCAGAATTCATAAAGTGACTTACAGTCTGGTAGCTTTCCGACCATTTGGAAGTGGTACCGGAAGTACCCGCCATTACATTGAAGCTGTGCTTTCCAAAAGCTTTGTCGTACGTCAGGATGTTATCAAATACCATCACCGTACTTAAAGAGCGATCGTCTGTAGCATTTCCGTACTGAGAACGGCCGTATTCTGTCTTTTTAGGATCCAGGAAACTGGTTTTATGGAAGTAAACACGGTCGATGGAGGTGGTAGACTTAAGCTTCAACTCCGGAAGGAAGGTAATTTCGCCGCTCACGCTACCGATAAGGCGGTTGTTGTTTGTCTGGTTGTCGGCCGTACGCGACATATTTTCCACCGGATGGGTGATATTTGCTCCGTAGAAGTTATTGTTATACTGTCCCGGATTCTGCGCGTCCCAGATGGTTGCGTAGGTAGGTGTGTTGATTACAGAAAGAACAACACCGGCACGGTTGGAACCCTGACCGGAAACGATACCGTTGCTTGAATAATCAGAATAAGCCACATTGGTGTTGAATTTCAACCAAGGACGGATCTGGTTCTCCAGATTGGCTCTCATGTTATAACGTTCGTAGAAGGCTACTTTGATAACCCCGTCTTCTTTGGTATAACCTCCTGAAACATAATACCTCATCTTATCGTTACCGTTAGAGAACGACAACTGATAGTTTTGTGTAACACCCGTACGATACGTTTCGTCGAACCAGTTTGTCTGATCTGTAAGTCCGGAAGGCAGATTAACACGTCCGATTTCCTTCATTAAATCGGCATACTGCGCTACATTCAGAGATTCAACTCTTTTGGCCACATCGGTGATACCAACATGTGCAGTAAAGGCAATCTTGGCATCGCCTCTTGCGCCTGCCTTTGTAGTAATCAATACAACCCCGTTGGATGCACGCGAACCATAAATAGCTGCCGAAGAGGCATCTTTCAGGATTTGCATACTTTCGATGTCGTTGGGACTAAGGAAATTGATTTCACTCATGGGCACTCCGTCCACTACATACAACGGATCATTGCTGGCATTGATGGATGAATTACCACGTACACGCACCACCATGCCTGCACCCGGTTCGCCGTTGGGCTGAATAACATTTACCCCTGCGGCCTTACCCTGAATAGCCGAAGCAGCCGAAATAAGGGGACGCTGATCCAGGTCTTCAGTAGAAACAGTAGCTACCGAAGTGGTAACATCTTTTCTCTTTACAGTACCGTAACCAACCACTACAACCTCTTCCAGCACTTCCGAGTCTTCTCTCAGAACAATGCGCATGGATTTTGTTGCATCGGCAACCAATTCCTGAGGTTTGTAACCAATATAAGAAACCACTAAGAGACTTTTTGCCGGTGCGGCAAAGGAAAACTGACCGTCGAAATCGGTCGTAGTACCGATGGTAGTACCTTTCACTACCACATTAACGCCGGGTAAAGGAAGGTTATCCTCTCCGGAAATAACAACACCCTTAATCTGCACGTCTTGCGCATAAGCAGAAAGGATCGTGCACCACAGGAGCACAAATGTTAACAAATTTCTCATAAAATAATTAAATTAAAGATTTCTTAGTCTGAAACGATGCAAACATAGGGCAATAAGAGGTGCGGAAGTTACATTTTGGTTACCTTCAAATACGTCACAGACAAAATAAGAATACGTCAAATACTCGTTATAAAATTGTAAGTATTTAAATATCAATAGCATTTAAATACTCCAATAAATTTTCTTCACGCTCCAAACCAATTTTTTTACGCAAACGATAGCGGAGCGTCTCTACCCCGCGTACGGAAAGATTTAATAAGGGAGCAATCTCCTTAGACGACAAATTCATCTTCAAAAAGGCACACATCTTACGCTCATTAACGGATAAGTCGGGATGTTTTTCACTTAATTTTGCCATAAAATTGTTATGAACCAGATCGAACTGCTCTTCAAATCTTTTTAGCAGATCGTCGGATTGCATATTGGTATCGATGCTATTGTTAAGCGTTACCAGCATGCGTTTGGCCCTCACGTCGGAATCCGACTTCAATTCGGCCATTATTTTGTAGAGCTCGCTCTTTATATCCATCAGAATCTCATTCTTGCGGACAAAGTTCATCATAAGGTTGGCCATTTCCTGACTCTTATGGCGCAGCTCATACTCCAGCCGCTCGTTCTTTAGAGAAATGATTTCATTCTCCTGTCGTGCAGCAGCCTTGATAAAATCCTGTTCCTTCAACCACATCTCCTTCTCCTTTATGGCCACCTCCTGCTGTTTTTTACGTTTGATGCGCCATTCGTCCCATTGATACAGAAAATACAAGAATGCCATCAACAGCAGGAAATATACAAAGTAGGCCCACATGGAACGGTACCAAGGAGGCAGAATTACAAAAGAAAAAGTAGCCGACGAAACCTTGCCGTCGTTCATCAGCGCCTCTACCCTGAAGGTATAACTTCCCTCTTTCAGTCCACTGTATTCTTTCACCTCGGAGGTGGTATATTCGGACCATTCGGTGGCGGGACTCAGCATAAAACGGTAACGTACCACCTTCTCCAGATCGAATGCATGCATGGTGTACTCGAACCGAAGGGAGTTTTGGCTGTAAGGAATTTCCGGAACGTACGAATTTCCTGTAAAGTTAGCATTAAACAACAACGAATCCTTGGGATAGGTAGAATAGACACTCTTGATAAAAAGCTCGTTGCCGGTTTCCACCTTCTCTTTAAAGGCCAGATCGAGTAAAGAGAACCCATGTTCGTTGGGGATAATTACGACTGAATCTCCAATTATTTCAAAGTTCTCATAGTATTTAATGAAGTCTAGCTGCTTGTGATTGAAGGGATAGATAACAGAAAACATCTTGTCGCCGGTCCGGTTTTTCTTCAATATACCCAGACCATTCCTGCTTAATCCATACAGATCCGTTCGGCCTTTTTTAAGCACCGAATGCGGGAAAGCAACCGGAATGGTACGGTTAGGCACCATACGATCGGCCGCCTTATCATATTCAAACAATCCGGAATCGGACGAGAAATAGAGTTTGTTCTCTAATTTAGAGATAAAAAGATTCCGAATAGATTTCAATCCATCCCTCGAAGTGTAGAATCGGCTACTCTTCACCTTATAGTTTACCGTATCCAGTACAACCCGCAAAGCCCCCTCGTTGGTGTTACGCACCCAAAGAACTTCGGGCGATTCGAACTCGAAATTCTTAAACCAGTCGGAAACCCCTTCCAATTCCTTTAATACCTGCCATTTTCCCTGCATGTGTTGTATCAGATAAAGCCCCTCATAGGTACCCACCCATAATTTATCCGGATCGGTATAATGCGGTACACAGCTCCACACACCACGTAATCCGCTTACCTGTTCGATGGATTTCCCGTCCAGGATAAATAGCCCTTTGTCGTGCATACAGAAAAGTTTCCCGTCAATTATACGCATATCCCACACCTGTCCGCTCAGTTGAGGGATAAAATCGATGGCGGCAGAGGTTTCGGTAAACCGTACCGGCCAACTGGTATGGTAGACTCCGCTGTTGGTTCCAAGATACAATTTTCCCTGAAACAAGACCGAAGCATAACCTGCACCCGACGAATAGGGATAGGTATAAAGATTGGTAAACGGAGTATCCAGCGAAATATAATCGATTCCATTGTCCAGCCCCAGCCATAGGTTATTCCGCTTATCAAAACTGATAGATAAAACCGTATTATTCTGCAAACCGTTCCGCTCGTTGAAATACTTGATCAACCGCGACCGGCGGTTTACAAGAACAAGGCCTCTTCGCACTGTACCTATGGCGATGTAATCACCC
Protein-coding sequences here:
- a CDS encoding SusC/RagA family TonB-linked outer membrane protein; amino-acid sequence: MRNLLTFVLLWCTILSAYAQDVQIKGVVISGEDNLPLPGVNVVVKGTTIGTTTDFDGQFSFAAPAKSLLVVSYIGYKPQELVADATKSMRIVLREDSEVLEEVVVVGYGTVKRKDVTTSVATVSTEDLDQRPLISAASAIQGKAAGVNVIQPNGEPGAGMVVRVRGNSSINASNDPLYVVDGVPMSEINFLSPNDIESMQILKDASSAAIYGSRASNGVVLITTKAGARGDAKIAFTAHVGITDVAKRVESLNVAQYADLMKEIGRVNLPSGLTDQTNWFDETYRTGVTQNYQLSFSNGNDKMRYYVSGGYTKEDGVIKVAFYERYNMRANLENQIRPWLKFNTNVAYSDYSSNGIVSGQGSNRAGVVLSVINTPTYATIWDAQNPGQYNNNFYGANITHPVENMSRTADNQTNNNRLIGSVSGEITFLPELKLKSTTSIDRVYFHKTSFLDPKKTEYGRSQYGNATDDRSLSTVMVFDNILTYDKAFGKHSFNVMAGTSGTTSKWSESYQTVSHFMNSEIKTLNAGNKVSQGNGTRAADWSIMSYLGRVAYNYDSKYLFTANFRSDGSSKLSPAKRWGYFPSFSAAWRISSEEFMKDITWIDDLKLRGGWGQTGNQSGISDYAYLQRYNITRQNWWETGKENAMVILSPANMKNKDLTWETTTQTNIGVDLSIFNSRLVFNADAYYKYTTDLLMDVPLPSTSDVGSITRNEGEMVNKGIEFAVSSKNFVKAFKWDTDFNISLNRNEVKKFTLQNVYYYAQTSEATSENVVRMTPGQPLGMFWGYISDGVDPETGDLMYRDLDGNGKITSSDKTYIGNPNPDFTFGLTNNLSYKGFNLNIFFQGAVGNDIYNASRMETEGMYDAKNQSTEVLNRWRIPGQITDMPRAVATTDNLKASTRFIEDGSFVRLKTVTLSYNFAGGLLKKWGVSRLQPYVTAQNLFTITGYSGFDPEVNQWGGSATVQGIDWGTYPQVRSYVFGVNVEF
- a CDS encoding ligand-binding sensor domain-containing protein, which produces MFKIRILYTLCLLMLFTANLFAEWNNYVTNYKKELFGKGSQTWQINAFNENWVYFANKNGLLQYEGSSWKLYPLHNEADVRSLHISTKLKRIYVGGEGEFGYFHADASGKLLYVNLSDSLPAQSKFNVGYWGVFEVDNIFYFVSDNFIVKQLGDEFTLIPSVHKIDRSNVVNGSLYIGTYKGVFVLVGNSFFPLSGGELLEGKHIRSIEPYQSGMLIATAVDGLFYAENGKVTPLITGAEQFMRENEVFTMAVSGDYIAIGTVRRGLVLVNRRSRLIKYFNERNGLQNNTVLSISFDKRNNLWLGLDNGIDYISLDTPFTNLYTYPYSSGAGYASVLFQGKLYLGTNSGVYHTSWPVRFTETSAAIDFIPQLSGQVWDMRIIDGKLFCMHDKGLFILDGKSIEQVSGLRGVWSCVPHYTDPDKLWVGTYEGLYLIQHMQGKWQVLKELEGVSDWFKNFEFESPEVLWVRNTNEGALRVVLDTVNYKVKSSRFYTSRDGLKSIRNLFISKLENKLYFSSDSGLFEYDKAADRMVPNRTIPVAFPHSVLKKGRTDLYGLSRNGLGILKKNRTGDKMFSVIYPFNHKQLDFIKYYENFEIIGDSVVIIPNEHGFSLLDLAFKEKVETGNELFIKSVYSTYPKDSLLFNANFTGNSYVPEIPYSQNSLRFEYTMHAFDLEKVVRYRFMLSPATEWSEYTTSEVKEYSGLKEGSYTFRVEALMNDGKVSSATFSFVILPPWYRSMWAYFVYFLLLMAFLYFLYQWDEWRIKRKKQQEVAIKEKEMWLKEQDFIKAAARQENEIISLKNERLEYELRHKSQEMANLMMNFVRKNEILMDIKSELYKIMAELKSDSDVRAKRMLVTLNNSIDTNMQSDDLLKRFEEQFDLVHNNFMAKLSEKHPDLSVNERKMCAFLKMNLSSKEIAPLLNLSVRGVETLRYRLRKKIGLEREENLLEYLNAIDI